The proteins below come from a single Mercenaria mercenaria strain notata chromosome 3, MADL_Memer_1, whole genome shotgun sequence genomic window:
- the LOC128556012 gene encoding circumsporozoite protein-like, with product MDEDPRAFYIAPILTEPKDKPKPEEKPKPKLKPKPKPNPNSIRNITQTQTLKPKPKPHFNTNPNLNTNPNQNPSQIQSQTQVKTKQKPKPNPNSLIPTKPEVNLIQTQTKPELSIKNDPYPRSTILLEPKSEPNPNPNPNRNENPNPSTTLTQTL from the coding sequence ATGGATGAAGACCCACGAGCTTTTTATATTGCACCAATCCTAACCGAACCCAAAGACAAACCCAAACCCGAAgaaaaacccaaacccaaacttAAACCCAAACCTAAACCCAACCCAAATTCAATCCGAAACATAACTCAAACCCAAACcctcaaacccaaacccaaaccacACTTCAACACAAATCCAAACCTAAACACAAACCCAAACCAGAACCCATCCCAAATTCAATCCCAAACTCAAgtgaaaaccaaacaaaaaccaaAGCCTAACCCAAACTCTCTGATTCCAACTAAACCCGAAGTGAACTTAATCCAAACCCAAACTAAACCCGAACTGTCAATTAAAAATGACCCTTACCCCAGATCCACTATTTTGCTCGAACCAAAGTCAGAACCAAACCCAAATCCAAATCCAAACCGGAATGAAAACCCAAACCCAAGCACAACCTTAACCCAAACCCTGTAA